A stretch of the Gracilinanus agilis isolate LMUSP501 chromosome 4, AgileGrace, whole genome shotgun sequence genome encodes the following:
- the SPATA45 gene encoding spermatogenesis-associated protein 45, producing MSSTSQTCSQTDTQTDTPTECRAYLQQLMDINEQRNSWCIVESLNNVTWLRPQKRHYLQTQHMCTTEIQEKITDTGRSSWADLTHPAHREKRHFPERNLTGLSKLRIPSH from the exons ATGTCAAGCACGTCTCAAACATGCAGTCAAACAGACACTCAAACAGACACACCAACAGAGTGCCGAGCATACCTCCAGCAGCTTATGGACATAAATGAACAACGGAATAGTTGGTGCATAGTGGAATCTTTGAATAATGTGAcgtggctgagacctcagaagagACATTACTTACAGACTCAACATATGTGCACTACCGAAATCCAGGAGAAGATCACTGACACTGGCAGGAGCTCCTGGGCAGATCTAACCCATCCTGCTCACCGGGAGAAGAGACATTTTCCAGAGAGAA atctgacaggcctATCTAAACTAAGGATCCCAAGCCATTGA